Proteins from one bacterium genomic window:
- the rsmA gene encoding 16S rRNA (adenine(1518)-N(6)/adenine(1519)-N(6))-dimethyltransferase RsmA — protein MKGRPYVPPAYGQHFLHDKNILKAIVAAARLSPDDPVIEIGVGTGRLTEMILDEGVKVRGVEVDSRLFDDLVKKFGGNPDFELVRGDILRVSWDDLLPREGKAVLLGNLPYAVSTQIIFRALEFRARVSRAVFLVQWEVGRRMCAPPGGKDYGILSVVCQLFGKPEIVRKVPPGVFLPPPRVDSALVRWEVLEQAVYPVPDRAFTRRVIKAAFGQRRKKLVNSLAAGLAPAGKDTMRDVIKEMGLGASVRAEQLSVEQFAELATRLSDTVTR, from the coding sequence GTGAAAGGCCGCCCTTACGTCCCCCCTGCCTACGGGCAGCACTTCCTCCATGACAAGAATATTCTCAAGGCCATCGTGGCCGCAGCCCGGCTGTCCCCGGACGACCCGGTGATCGAGATCGGGGTAGGTACGGGCCGTCTGACGGAGATGATCCTCGACGAGGGTGTGAAGGTCAGGGGCGTAGAGGTGGATTCCAGGCTATTCGACGATCTCGTGAAAAAGTTCGGGGGGAACCCGGATTTCGAGCTTGTCCGGGGAGACATCCTGAGGGTTTCCTGGGACGACCTCCTGCCGCGGGAGGGGAAAGCTGTCCTGCTGGGCAACCTTCCCTATGCGGTCTCGACACAGATCATCTTCAGGGCGCTGGAGTTCAGGGCCCGGGTGTCCCGGGCGGTTTTCCTGGTGCAGTGGGAGGTGGGCCGAAGGATGTGCGCACCTCCCGGCGGCAAGGATTACGGGATCCTTTCGGTCGTGTGCCAGCTGTTTGGGAAGCCCGAGATCGTTCGCAAGGTACCCCCCGGTGTCTTTCTCCCGCCACCCAGGGTGGACTCCGCGCTGGTGCGGTGGGAGGTGCTGGAGCAGGCGGTGTACCCTGTTCCGGACAGGGCGTTCACCAGGAGAGTGATCAAGGCGGCCTTCGGACAGAGGCGGAAGAAGCTGGTCAACAGCCTGGCCGCGGGCCTGGCCCCGGCGGGTAAGGACACCATGCGCGACGTCATCAAGGAGATGGGACTCGGCGCCAGTGTTAGGGCGGAACAGCTCTCGGTCGAGCAGTTCGCGGAACTGGCCACGCGATTGTCAGACACGGTGACACGGTGA
- a CDS encoding ribonuclease J, which produces MKEGALRFIPLGGVGTFGMNCSVLEFADEMLLIDVGVKFPQGNYPGVDLFLPDLTYVTGNAHRLTGVVLTHGHDDHVGALPYLLNQVDVPVYGTAFTLAMAWERLANGGRGGRNGEGKIGGEMNQVLFGSPFEVGSAVIEAVPVDHSIPDSAALIIRTPAGTVVHSGDFRIPGGRAGPGLEPLRQAGRDGVDLLLCDSTNAERPGVTGSEEDVADSIEAMFRETEGRVFVATFASHIGRMGAVLRAAHRTGRKVVLEGRRMVRNFEIARNLGYLVPPRGVVTADSGLMHADAGRAVYLTTGTQGEPFSALTRIARGEHSQIQVGPGDTVIFSSRMIPGNELAVAQNIDNLFRMGAMVYYQAPPRIHVSGHASAGEILTLLSMTSPRHFVPVHGDYRNLVACAGLARKGGVLPENVHILDPGQVLEVGPETASLGESVLAGRMLVDGTMIATLGDPVIKDRRRIAREGVVVVAVSLPGKGKSIPEPAVHSLGVSVGPQGEEIDLAAAAAARQVLKAWKKEGGSREDLENSLKIAVRGIYRKELEKRPTIIPVILDNGEG; this is translated from the coding sequence GTGAAAGAAGGCGCCCTGCGCTTCATCCCCTTAGGCGGTGTCGGGACCTTCGGCATGAACTGCTCCGTCCTCGAGTTCGCCGACGAGATGCTCCTCATCGATGTGGGTGTCAAGTTTCCACAGGGCAACTACCCGGGGGTGGACCTTTTCCTGCCGGACCTGACTTACGTCACCGGGAACGCCCACAGGCTCACCGGAGTGGTCCTGACCCACGGTCACGACGATCACGTCGGCGCCCTTCCGTATCTCCTGAACCAGGTGGATGTGCCGGTGTACGGAACGGCTTTCACCCTGGCGATGGCCTGGGAGAGGCTGGCTAACGGCGGCAGGGGGGGGCGAAACGGTGAAGGGAAGATCGGGGGGGAGATGAATCAGGTCCTTTTCGGCAGCCCCTTCGAGGTGGGCAGCGCCGTGATCGAGGCGGTGCCGGTGGATCACAGTATTCCCGACTCGGCGGCGCTGATCATCAGAACGCCTGCGGGCACCGTCGTCCACTCCGGGGATTTCAGGATCCCGGGAGGGAGAGCCGGGCCCGGACTCGAACCCCTGCGCCAGGCAGGAAGGGATGGGGTGGACCTGCTCCTGTGCGACAGTACAAACGCCGAAAGGCCGGGAGTTACCGGGTCCGAAGAGGATGTGGCCGACAGCATCGAGGCCATGTTCCGGGAGACCGAAGGGCGCGTCTTCGTGGCGACCTTCGCTTCCCATATCGGGAGGATGGGAGCGGTGCTCAGGGCCGCGCACAGGACGGGCCGCAAGGTGGTCCTGGAAGGCCGCCGAATGGTCCGCAACTTCGAGATCGCCAGAAATTTGGGTTACCTGGTCCCCCCCAGGGGGGTGGTGACCGCGGACAGCGGGCTTATGCACGCCGATGCCGGGAGAGCGGTTTACCTGACCACCGGTACCCAGGGAGAGCCGTTCAGCGCCCTGACCCGCATCGCCCGGGGCGAACATTCCCAGATCCAGGTCGGGCCCGGTGATACCGTGATCTTTTCCTCCCGGATGATCCCGGGCAACGAACTGGCCGTGGCTCAGAACATCGACAACCTGTTCCGCATGGGGGCCATGGTCTATTACCAGGCGCCGCCCCGGATCCACGTTTCGGGCCATGCCTCGGCCGGGGAGATCCTGACCCTCCTTTCCATGACATCTCCCCGCCATTTCGTCCCGGTGCACGGGGACTACCGCAACCTTGTCGCCTGTGCCGGACTGGCCAGGAAAGGCGGCGTCCTGCCCGAAAACGTCCACATCCTGGACCCGGGCCAGGTCCTGGAGGTGGGACCTGAAACGGCGTCATTGGGAGAATCGGTCCTGGCGGGCAGGATGCTGGTGGACGGAACCATGATCGCCACCCTTGGCGACCCGGTTATCAAGGATCGCCGGCGGATAGCGAGGGAAGGGGTCGTCGTGGTGGCTGTCAGCCTTCCCGGGAAGGGGAAGTCGATCCCGGAGCCCGCTGTCCACAGCCTGGGCGTCAGCGTCGGCCCGCAGGGGGAGGAGATCGACCTTGCGGCAGCCGCAGCCGCAAGGCAGGTGTTGAAGGCGTGGAAGAAGGAGGGCGGCTCCCGGGAGGATCTGGAGAACAGCCTGAAGATCGCCGTTAGGGGCATCTACCGGAAGGAACTGGAGAAGCGCCCGACCATTATCCCCGTGATATTGGATAATGGCGAAGGATAA
- a CDS encoding undecaprenyl-diphosphate phosphatase: MFESILLGILQGLTEFLPVSSSGHLVLAQSLLPGFDGTPAAFDILLHGGTLVAVTAYFRADIGRIVRDCGRPSEEGLRLPILLIVGSVPAGMVGVLFADAIVPLFAAPRIASLGLVFTAALLFAAFRLGTGSGRTLAGLTIPAAFLIGAFQAMALVPGVSRSGATIAAGIFMGLSGPNAARFSFLLSIPAIAGALVLESGDLLYTGLPLPYIAGAVAAAVAGWASIALLMRILDRGNLLPFAVYCLLVGVLSLLFLI; the protein is encoded by the coding sequence ATGTTCGAATCCATACTGCTAGGCATATTGCAGGGTCTCACGGAATTCCTCCCCGTCTCCTCCTCGGGGCACCTGGTCCTGGCCCAATCACTGCTGCCGGGGTTCGACGGTACGCCGGCCGCCTTCGATATACTCCTCCACGGCGGGACCCTGGTGGCTGTAACAGCCTATTTCCGGGCGGACATCGGCAGGATCGTCCGGGACTGCGGGCGCCCGTCAGAAGAGGGACTGCGGCTGCCCATCCTCCTGATCGTCGGAAGTGTCCCGGCCGGGATGGTGGGTGTTCTTTTCGCCGACGCGATCGTGCCGCTCTTCGCTGCGCCCCGCATAGCCTCACTGGGGCTCGTATTCACGGCAGCCTTGCTTTTCGCGGCTTTCAGGCTCGGAACCGGGAGCGGTCGTACCCTTGCGGGCCTCACGATCCCGGCAGCGTTTCTCATCGGAGCCTTCCAGGCGATGGCGCTCGTTCCGGGCGTGTCCCGCTCCGGAGCCACCATCGCCGCCGGAATTTTCATGGGGCTTTCGGGACCCAACGCCGCCCGGTTCTCCTTCCTCCTTTCCATCCCGGCCATTGCCGGAGCCCTGGTCCTGGAATCAGGGGACCTGCTCTACACCGGTCTGCCCCTGCCCTACATTGCAGGAGCGGTTGCCGCGGCTGTCGCGGGATGGGCTTCCATCGCCCTTCTCATGCGGATCCTCGACCGGGGCAACCTTCTGCCCTTCGCGGTTTACTGCCTGCTGGTCGGTGTACTTTCCCTGCTCTTTTTGATATAA
- a CDS encoding DNA translocase FtsK 4TM domain-containing protein yields the protein MSKKESPKEKKSPGPTSHSRWREIVGVAFVALGLFLVLALVSYSPRDISLNSTGAAKGAVQNMGGVVGAYLADLSIQALGWAAFMIPLFFLFLGITRFFYRNRGSWALRSGGALLFVLTLCVLIQLRLGPITFAAGGGAPAGGIVGKLAADGLVGLFNVAGAHVFVIAMFVASLLIMTNLSLRAVTGWIVSGMRRLFTSVVKRRERTRRQKVVSKAREKEKRVTPPRITNRTAVVSRTKAGTPRQETFDTLPRPRGKFSLPPLQLLDSPEDQHRGVSEEEHLARSRMLVKKLQDYGINGQVTAVNPGPVITVFEYEPAPGVKVSQIVSRAGDLSLAMGGVDIRIVERIPGKSAIGIEVPNLEPETVRLREILSSAEFDSSGGILRLAIGKDTSGIPFVTELDSMPHMLVAGATGTGKSVAVNSMILSLLFYLTPEDVRLLMVDPKMLELSPYEGIPHLLAPVVMEPKKAASALRWLVVEMERRYQLLASRKARNVDSYNKKTARMEDLPDDEDKKLPHIVVIIDELADLMMTASRDVEECIARLGQMARAAGIHLIIATQRPSVDIISGSIKTNITGRIAFKVTDKANSRVILDYNGAEQLLGRGDMLFVKTGMSQLVRLHGCYTTEEEVARVVKFLKEQAKPEYREDLFDYQPATSLQSEEGDEDEKYQEVLDFVSRKGYASASMIQRNFKVGYNRAARMVERMETDGLIGPPDGAKPRPVLRRYEVD from the coding sequence ATGTCTAAAAAAGAGTCCCCGAAAGAGAAAAAATCACCCGGTCCGACATCCCATTCCCGCTGGCGTGAGATCGTGGGAGTGGCCTTTGTCGCCCTTGGCCTGTTCCTGGTTCTCGCCCTCGTATCCTATTCGCCCCGGGACATCTCCCTGAACAGCACCGGCGCGGCAAAGGGCGCCGTTCAGAACATGGGCGGTGTCGTGGGCGCCTACCTGGCGGATCTCAGCATCCAGGCCCTGGGCTGGGCCGCCTTCATGATCCCGCTGTTCTTCCTGTTCCTCGGGATCACCCGTTTTTTCTACCGGAACCGGGGAAGCTGGGCCCTTCGCTCCGGAGGCGCCCTCCTTTTCGTCCTGACCTTGTGCGTCCTTATCCAGCTCCGGCTGGGACCGATCACCTTCGCGGCAGGAGGAGGGGCTCCGGCGGGGGGCATCGTCGGAAAACTGGCGGCAGACGGTCTTGTCGGCCTGTTTAACGTGGCCGGAGCCCACGTCTTCGTTATCGCCATGTTCGTGGCTTCGCTCCTCATCATGACCAACCTGTCCCTGAGGGCGGTCACCGGCTGGATCGTCAGCGGGATGCGGCGGCTGTTTACATCCGTCGTGAAAAGGAGAGAGCGGACACGCCGGCAGAAAGTGGTGAGCAAGGCCAGGGAGAAGGAGAAACGGGTCACCCCCCCCAGGATCACCAACAGGACAGCCGTGGTCAGCAGGACGAAAGCTGGCACACCCCGGCAGGAGACCTTCGACACCCTGCCGAGGCCCAGGGGAAAATTCTCCCTGCCGCCCCTCCAGCTCCTCGATTCTCCCGAGGATCAGCACCGTGGTGTCAGTGAGGAGGAACACCTGGCCCGCAGCCGCATGCTGGTCAAGAAGCTCCAGGATTACGGGATCAACGGGCAGGTCACCGCGGTTAACCCGGGACCGGTCATCACCGTTTTCGAGTACGAGCCCGCACCCGGTGTCAAGGTGAGCCAGATCGTGAGCAGGGCCGGGGACCTGTCCCTGGCCATGGGCGGGGTCGACATCCGCATCGTCGAAAGGATCCCCGGAAAATCGGCCATTGGTATCGAGGTGCCGAACCTTGAACCCGAAACGGTCCGGCTGCGGGAGATCCTCAGCTCGGCCGAGTTCGATTCCTCGGGGGGCATCCTCCGGCTGGCCATAGGCAAGGACACCTCCGGTATCCCCTTCGTGACGGAGCTCGATTCCATGCCCCACATGCTCGTGGCAGGGGCCACGGGGACCGGGAAGAGCGTGGCTGTCAACTCCATGATCCTCTCCTTGCTCTTTTACCTCACACCGGAAGATGTCCGCCTGCTCATGGTGGACCCGAAGATGCTTGAACTGTCCCCCTACGAGGGTATCCCCCATCTCCTGGCGCCGGTGGTCATGGAGCCCAAGAAGGCGGCGTCTGCCCTGCGCTGGCTGGTGGTGGAGATGGAGCGGCGATACCAGCTCCTCGCCAGCCGGAAGGCCCGCAACGTCGACAGCTACAACAAGAAGACCGCCAGGATGGAAGACCTGCCGGATGACGAGGATAAGAAGCTTCCCCACATCGTGGTCATCATCGACGAACTCGCCGATCTCATGATGACCGCCTCCCGGGATGTGGAGGAGTGCATCGCCCGCCTGGGCCAGATGGCAAGGGCGGCCGGTATCCACCTCATCATCGCCACCCAGAGACCTTCAGTCGACATCATCTCGGGAAGCATCAAGACCAATATCACCGGGAGGATCGCTTTCAAGGTCACCGACAAGGCCAACTCCCGGGTTATCCTGGACTACAACGGGGCGGAGCAGCTCCTCGGCAGGGGAGACATGCTGTTTGTCAAGACGGGGATGTCCCAGCTCGTCCGGCTCCACGGTTGTTATACCACCGAGGAGGAGGTCGCGCGGGTGGTCAAGTTCCTCAAGGAACAGGCCAAACCGGAGTACCGGGAAGACCTCTTCGATTACCAGCCAGCCACCTCACTTCAGAGCGAGGAGGGGGATGAAGACGAAAAATACCAGGAAGTCCTGGATTTCGTTTCCAGGAAGGGGTACGCCTCCGCCTCCATGATCCAGAGGAACTTCAAGGTGGGATACAACCGGGCGGCGCGCATGGTGGAACGCATGGAGACCGACGGTCTCATAGGCCCCCCGGACGGCGCGAAACCCAGGCCTGTTCTGCGGAGATACGAGGTGGATTAA
- a CDS encoding outer membrane lipoprotein carrier protein LolA — MLFPAIAVCDDEADRALALVRSTYDSLTGLTAAFVQTEERPGVGVTVREEGDLSFIPPDRMRWDYRGKQPHHVVLNGSRVWINTPSRKQIILRQMTPEEMRKGAATFLGGLEGVERDFTVQSRRTDPGQSLPLDLFPVEDNLPYDKISLLVASESGLVERISIHHKLGNVTTITFHGFKTGTKLPDDLFKWDVPEGTDVIEP, encoded by the coding sequence TTGCTATTCCCGGCCATTGCCGTCTGCGACGACGAGGCGGACCGGGCCCTGGCCCTCGTCCGCAGCACCTACGATTCCCTGACCGGTCTTACGGCGGCTTTCGTCCAGACCGAGGAACGGCCTGGCGTCGGTGTCACTGTCAGGGAGGAGGGAGACCTCTCCTTCATCCCACCCGACCGGATGCGTTGGGATTACCGCGGCAAACAGCCCCACCATGTGGTCCTTAACGGCTCCAGGGTCTGGATAAACACTCCGTCCAGGAAACAGATCATCCTGAGGCAGATGACCCCCGAGGAGATGAGGAAGGGGGCCGCCACCTTCCTGGGAGGCCTGGAGGGGGTGGAGCGGGATTTCACCGTACAGTCGAGACGGACCGATCCCGGACAGAGCCTCCCTCTGGACCTCTTCCCCGTGGAAGACAACCTGCCCTACGACAAGATCTCCCTCCTGGTGGCTTCCGAATCCGGCCTCGTGGAGAGGATCTCCATCCATCATAAGCTGGGCAATGTGACGACCATAACCTTTCATGGCTTCAAGACGGGGACGAAACTTCCGGATGATCTGTTCAAGTGGGATGTGCCGGAAGGAACGGACGTTATAGAGCCATGA
- the rimO gene encoding 30S ribosomal protein S12 methylthiotransferase RimO, producing the protein MKIAVTSLGCNKNLVDTEVMLARLQKAGCVIVDEPELADCLLINTCSFLTEAVEESLDRIVELASLKGPEGPRRLVVTGCMVARYGEDLLKEVPEIDALVLPAELDNVVAAVSGGQQSEAQSAKSERIQVVNTQFSTLNAPLSTPNSQLSFPPRVLSFPPHRAYLKIGEGCSNRCSYCLIPSIRGDFSSRSVPSLTAEMEHLVGSGVREITLVAQDSGRYGIDLAGTGGGPGLPGLVNSLLGVPGDYWLRVLYVHPARVTGELLEAMISDPRICPYLDIPFQHVAPQVLARMGRGDAPAPMEVVKRVRAAVPGVFIRTTLMTGFPGETREDFERLREFVREAGIDHLGVFSYSCEEGTAASRMGAQVPGEVAKERAETLMEEQSEVSAGLLRGLVGREMTVMAEGFDEEGSFGRHQGQAPEVDGVVRVDEGVEAGSFVQVKIVDSGIHDLKGEVLDT; encoded by the coding sequence ATGAAAATTGCTGTTACGTCGTTAGGTTGTAACAAAAACCTCGTCGACACGGAAGTAATGCTCGCCCGCCTTCAAAAGGCCGGGTGCGTCATCGTGGACGAACCCGAACTGGCCGACTGCCTGCTCATCAACACCTGTTCCTTCCTCACCGAGGCTGTTGAAGAATCCCTGGACCGCATCGTCGAACTGGCGTCCCTGAAAGGTCCGGAGGGCCCCCGGCGCCTGGTGGTGACCGGGTGCATGGTAGCCCGGTACGGGGAGGATCTGTTGAAGGAAGTGCCTGAGATCGACGCGCTTGTCCTGCCCGCCGAACTGGATAATGTTGTTGCAGCTGTCTCCGGTGGGCAGCAGAGCGAAGCGCAAAGCGCGAAGAGCGAAAGAATACAGGTTGTCAATACTCAATTCTCGACGCTTAACGCTCCACTCTCAACTCCCAACTCTCAACTCTCTTTTCCCCCTCGGGTCCTCTCCTTTCCACCCCATCGTGCTTATTTGAAGATCGGGGAGGGCTGCTCCAACCGGTGTTCCTACTGCCTCATCCCGTCCATCCGGGGAGATTTTTCAAGCAGGAGCGTCCCATCCCTGACCGCCGAGATGGAACATCTCGTGGGGTCGGGCGTGAGGGAAATCACCCTGGTGGCCCAGGATTCCGGGCGGTACGGAATCGACCTTGCAGGCACTGGGGGAGGTCCGGGCCTGCCGGGACTGGTGAACTCCCTGCTGGGGGTGCCGGGAGATTACTGGCTCAGGGTCCTGTACGTCCACCCCGCCCGGGTGACCGGTGAACTCCTGGAGGCGATGATCTCGGACCCGCGGATCTGTCCCTACCTGGACATCCCCTTCCAGCATGTGGCCCCGCAGGTCCTGGCGAGGATGGGCCGGGGAGACGCGCCGGCTCCCATGGAAGTGGTGAAAAGGGTCCGCGCGGCCGTCCCGGGCGTGTTTATCAGGACGACCCTCATGACGGGGTTCCCCGGAGAAACCCGGGAGGATTTCGAGCGCCTCCGGGAGTTCGTCCGGGAGGCGGGGATCGATCATCTGGGTGTGTTTTCGTACAGCTGCGAGGAGGGGACCGCGGCCTCGAGGATGGGCGCCCAGGTGCCCGGCGAAGTGGCGAAAGAGAGGGCAGAAACACTCATGGAAGAGCAGTCAGAAGTCTCGGCCGGACTCCTGCGCGGACTGGTGGGCAGGGAGATGACGGTGATGGCGGAAGGGTTCGATGAAGAAGGCTCCTTCGGCCGGCACCAGGGACAGGCTCCCGAGGTTGACGGCGTGGTCAGGGTGGACGAGGGGGTGGAGGCCGGGAGCTTTGTCCAGGTGAAGATCGTCGATAGCGGGATTCATGATCTCAAGGGGGAAGTTCTTGACACGTAA
- a CDS encoding methyltransferase domain-containing protein: MTESYDQIGPIKLVQSASGVKASIDGLLLARFLRPSPDWYVADLGCGNGFVGLLLARESPFCRIVGIEIQEGLVRQAAENARINGLANARFVRADLKNYPWPEELDRFDLVVANPPYRKVGTGRISPDPERAAARHELHGEVGDFARAAAALLRDGGASTWIYLARRFDDLTEAVESAGMEPFRTRFVVSREGEEPSLVLLEAIKGGGVGMAFTEEPLVLYREGSGRDYTEEARGILYGGNA; encoded by the coding sequence ATGACAGAATCTTACGACCAGATCGGCCCCATCAAACTCGTACAGAGCGCCTCCGGCGTCAAAGCGTCCATCGACGGCCTTCTCCTGGCCCGTTTCCTCAGGCCGTCCCCCGACTGGTACGTGGCCGACCTCGGGTGCGGTAACGGGTTCGTGGGCCTTCTGCTGGCCAGGGAGAGCCCCTTCTGCCGCATCGTGGGAATCGAGATCCAGGAGGGGCTCGTCCGGCAGGCTGCGGAAAACGCCAGGATCAACGGCCTTGCCAACGCCCGTTTCGTGCGGGCCGATCTGAAAAATTACCCGTGGCCCGAGGAACTCGACCGTTTCGACCTCGTTGTGGCCAACCCTCCCTACAGGAAGGTGGGCACGGGGCGGATCAGCCCGGATCCGGAAAGGGCGGCAGCCCGCCACGAACTGCACGGGGAAGTGGGCGATTTCGCCAGGGCCGCCGCGGCTCTTCTCAGGGACGGCGGCGCTTCCACCTGGATCTACCTTGCCCGGCGTTTCGACGACCTGACGGAGGCGGTCGAGTCTGCCGGCATGGAACCGTTCCGGACCCGGTTCGTGGTTTCCCGTGAAGGGGAGGAGCCGTCCCTGGTCCTGCTGGAAGCTATCAAGGGGGGCGGAGTTGGAATGGCTTTTACGGAGGAGCCGCTGGTGCTGTACCGGGAAGGAAGCGGAAGGGATTACACTGAGGAAGCCAGGGGCATCCTTTACGGGGGAAACGCGTGA
- a CDS encoding DUF721 domain-containing protein: MDHNRKSGRQRTGKGAKLVRVEEILQSLMTRLDMPEDTQAKGKVFTVWEEAAGNAAPHSSAFRFRGSTLVVEVDSPVWLNELSMRKTELIGRLERAVGEKVVTDIRFEMKKKRRE, from the coding sequence ATGGACCACAACAGGAAAAGCGGGAGACAGCGGACAGGAAAAGGGGCAAAACTCGTCCGTGTCGAAGAGATCCTGCAATCCCTCATGACGCGCCTGGACATGCCGGAGGACACCCAGGCAAAGGGCAAGGTGTTCACGGTATGGGAAGAGGCCGCAGGGAACGCGGCGCCCCATTCCAGCGCATTCCGCTTCCGCGGATCAACCCTGGTGGTGGAGGTGGACTCCCCCGTATGGCTCAACGAACTTTCCATGAGGAAGACGGAACTCATCGGCCGCCTGGAAAGGGCGGTAGGGGAAAAGGTCGTCACCGACATCAGGTTTGAGATGAAGAAGAAGAGGAGGGAATAG
- a CDS encoding GntR family transcriptional regulator, which yields MRLKKHRTLREQIVASLRDSIVKGELRSGQKLTEPELADKLGISRTPIREAFRQLESEGFLTVIPRRGAVVSSITRKEVQDFYEIKSLLEGYAARIAADRITKKDIDKLKKLNEQLEALVPGNDVEAFFRKNNEFHNTFIALCGNEKLLEIRGTLVQRFLRFRLQALSVPGRFMDSVRQHRVIIRALAKKDGRLAEAVVLEHSLLSGEELAEQLDE from the coding sequence ATGAGACTCAAGAAGCACAGGACTTTACGTGAGCAGATCGTCGCCTCACTCCGCGATTCCATCGTCAAGGGTGAGCTGCGGTCGGGTCAGAAACTGACGGAACCGGAACTGGCCGATAAGCTTGGGATCAGCCGCACACCCATCAGGGAGGCGTTCCGCCAGCTGGAAAGCGAGGGGTTCCTTACCGTGATCCCGCGGCGCGGGGCAGTGGTTTCGAGCATCACCCGCAAGGAGGTCCAGGATTTTTACGAGATCAAGAGCCTCCTGGAAGGTTACGCGGCGCGCATTGCCGCCGACAGGATCACGAAGAAGGACATCGACAAGCTCAAGAAGCTCAACGAACAGCTCGAAGCGCTCGTCCCGGGGAATGATGTTGAAGCGTTTTTTCGGAAAAACAATGAATTTCACAACACTTTCATAGCCCTTTGCGGCAACGAAAAGCTGCTGGAGATCAGGGGCACCCTTGTTCAAAGGTTCCTCAGGTTCCGGCTCCAGGCTCTTTCGGTCCCCGGTCGATTCATGGATTCGGTAAGGCAGCACCGGGTCATCATCCGGGCGCTTGCCAAAAAGGACGGGCGCCTGGCCGAGGCGGTGGTGTTGGAGCACTCCCTGTTGAGTGGGGAGGAACTGGCCGAGCAGCTCGATGAATAA
- a CDS encoding GntR family transcriptional regulator has translation MSDFKIRIEEPKLLSEDIAESIKTAIIKGKFKPGEKISEGELAESMGISRTPLREAFRKLENEGFIRIIPRKGAVVTPIDADETYHLYEIKSTLEGLAARLAVVNMQEKDLDKLVRINGELRELIDKNDLEAFYKAHTRFHEVFVKLSGNQRLIQIIYNLNDHFKRFGIVSLTLPGQYDNAIRQHEEIIEAFRQGDDKLVEERVKSNVMTGGQVLIDHLCEVESSKEK, from the coding sequence ATGAGCGATTTCAAGATCAGGATCGAAGAGCCAAAACTGCTCTCCGAGGACATCGCCGAATCGATCAAGACAGCCATTATCAAGGGGAAGTTCAAGCCCGGGGAAAAGATCTCGGAAGGGGAGTTGGCCGAATCCATGGGAATCAGCCGCACACCTCTCAGGGAAGCGTTCCGCAAGCTGGAAAACGAAGGTTTCATCAGGATCATTCCCAGGAAAGGGGCCGTCGTCACTCCGATCGACGCTGACGAGACGTACCACCTTTACGAGATCAAAAGCACCCTCGAAGGGTTGGCCGCCAGGTTGGCTGTGGTGAACATGCAGGAAAAAGACCTGGACAAACTGGTCAGGATCAACGGGGAGCTGAGAGAACTCATCGACAAAAACGACCTGGAGGCGTTCTACAAGGCCCATACGAGGTTCCACGAGGTGTTCGTGAAACTCTCCGGTAATCAGAGGCTTATCCAGATCATCTACAACCTAAACGACCATTTCAAACGGTTCGGCATCGTTTCCCTGACCCTCCCGGGCCAATACGATAACGCCATCCGCCAGCACGAGGAGATCATCGAGGCTTTCAGACAGGGCGACGATAAACTCGTGGAGGAAAGGGTCAAGAGCAACGTCATGACCGGTGGCCAAGTCCTCATTGACCACCTGTGCGAAGTCGAGAGCAGTAAAGAAAAATAG